In Coturnix japonica isolate 7356 chromosome 9, Coturnix japonica 2.1, whole genome shotgun sequence, a single window of DNA contains:
- the NME9 gene encoding thioredoxin domain-containing protein 6 codes for MTYCCSDWFYISTQMNINSQELWEEMLCLEGLLVVDAYQAWCGPCKTVVDLFRRIRNEVSSDLLHFAVAEVDSIDALEKYRGKCEPIFLFYTRGELAAVVRGANAPLLQKTILKQLAEGRKVLEHRGEHSVVIRL; via the exons ATGACTTACTGCTGCTCTGACTGGTTTTACATTTCCACACAGATGAACATCAATAGCCAGGAGCTTTGGGAGGAAATGCTGTGTCTTGAAGGCCTCCTTG TTGTTGATGCATATCAAGCCTGGTGTGGCCCATGCAAAACTGTAGTGGATCTTTTCCGAAGGATAAGGAATGAAGTCAGCAGTGACCTTCTGCACTTTGCTGTG GCTGAAGTTGATTCCATTGATGctctggaaaaatacagaggaaaatgcGAGCCCATCTTTCTCTTCTATACA agaGGAGAACTGGCGGCTGTTGTAAGAGGAGCAAATGCCCCTTTGCTGCAGAAGACCATCCTGAAACAGCtggcagagggaaggaaggtCTTGGAGCATCGAGGAGAGCATTCGGTGGTAATCAGGCTCTGA